The following proteins come from a genomic window of Ciona intestinalis unplaced genomic scaffold, KH HT000115.2, whole genome shotgun sequence:
- the LOC100184723 gene encoding uncharacterized protein LOC100184723 isoform X2: MQRVIIIIIVVILSKLHFVENVAQTCPAPPAIKAPSLPQDTQVYPINSTYTYTCNNSNLVGNAINICTLGGWAYPAPQCLQVCYAPPVATNGSYSLLSSYYVVGGSVTYTCNAGFLLVGSIRNTCLNNLTWSSAAPECQPVCGTAPSPKTNGIAPTYSKASVIVGGVTSYVKGTSATYTCNARYGVPTYATAVLLCLGGNWNGLSPICKPNCLQPPNPQPNSSGPRVDGGNGFPEGSVAVYGCNAGFAFNGSSTLTCGSRTPGVWGTGVAPSCVRACPSPPMAANGSYSLLSSYYVVGGSVTYTCNAGFLLVGLNRNICLKNLTWSSAAPECQPVCYSPPPINGEGNITPGKRYYNINDTVSYTCVHGNLFGNSSNQCVSANKWRNAAPTCWLMCLLPPVVANGLYASSNTKYTVNSTVTYSCMSGHTLVGVAGVTCQSNFTWGKPPVCFKGCGVPPPFSNGIYVARNYPTANKVSAVGKVLFHFCIPGFSLSGSKTSTCLESGQWGVTGESPICGIVNCSSSPCYNNGGCHDQITSPDQLSFNFNSIQSPFSTYYCKCGSEFVGFRCQTTLDKAIYFAVRYNMPYLPKYTNTSSLAFNQLATLFNINFMVGFSSAGLGVDVIVTKITPGSTVIHFYVVPSTPEETLILAKVLAGFELSRSLAWITNATGEAVCAPPPTIVIGNGTITPIKDYYIIHETVTYHCVVGRLVGNTTNQCSAASQWMNQPPKCLQDYCDVTIHNNLTFPRTSLNNFAKSVEKCPNGIPRATMRCNTIVPGSGYFNTNTFTIVSCDITVGAIESNTTLTTQSSVEQTANILEIVTSAFNLTSHEITSVATVIDDITTAIQRNNFSVNIPLLQNIALTISHISATLRTQTIATNSSFVQNLDFFARKVETNGASPVQIQTNQLQIEVAESSRNAPAPTWFASQFPSTWVVNISLPLEAIQRAWKMNIGSKLRTIFVCHRDSALFPTNNKPGMVMSADFGVRGRIMNLKNPVTIEFVGLNTTHGRRKEGGKNYFVNQRCVFWDFGTSDWSSEGCGLDVTKQPPTCECSHLTNFALLVSIHPLPPDVVLNVLSKIGSAISMFCFLATALIIVANKEARKQSIMIVHLHICINLLVVYSFFLFGVSATNNNNLCTTITIILHLAFLTSFMWMAVYSNKMYFSLIKIMAGVGEDYLLKASIVAYGVPVCIVGLNAGIALGHQQGSQTYKSPQICWLHGKSLIYGFLLPVGLVLVNNLIVFGLVIRQVVFKTTKIRSTAKKRTKQQNIMMSCAMSLFLGLTWLLCYFMLLSSNEVYQRILNWLFVVSTSVQVNFGVVCGVYFCTGLVGVLLCLHQKKRYVQVLVDSFDLYVPTGGRLYDIYGEW; this comes from the exons ATGCAGCGcgtaataattattattattgttgttattttgtcGAAATTACATTTTGTAGAAAATGTTGCTCAGA CTTGCCCCGCCCCCCCAGCTATTAAGGCGCCATCATTACCCCAGGATACCCAGGTTTACCCCATAAACTCAACGTACACATATACTTGCAACAATTCTAACTTGGTGGGGAACGCTATCAACATCTGTACATTGGGTGGGTGGGCTTACCCAGCTCCACAGTGCCTACAAG TTTGTTACGCACCTCCTGTTGCTACCAATGGAAGTTATTCGTTGTTGTCGTCGTATTATGTTGTTGGTGGTTCTGTAACTTACACTTGCAATGCTGGGTTCCTATTGGTCGGTTCAATCAGAAACACTTGTTTGAATAATTTAACTTGGTCCTCTGCTGCCCCCGAGTGCCAACCAG TGTGCGGAACAGCCCCCTCCCCTAAAACGAACGGCATCGCACCAACCTACAGCAAGGCATCTGTTATAGTGGGTGGGGTTACATCGTATGTGAAAGGAACTTCCGCCACTTACACATGCAATGCTAGGTATGGTGTTCCCACGTATGCAACTGCTGTGTTACTGTGTCTTGGGGGAAACTGGAACGGATTGAGTCCTATTTGTAAACCAA ATTGCTTGCAACCCCCCAACCCCCAACCAAACAGCTCAGGGCCGAGAGTCGATGGTGGAAATGGATTCCCGGAAGGCTCAGTTGCTGTGTACGGTTGTAATGCAGGATTTGCATTCAATGGTTCATCTACCCTCACATGCGGGAGCCGTACACCAGGTGTTTGGGGGACTGGTGTCGCACCATCATGCGTACGAG CCTGCCCCTCACCACCCATGGCTGCCAATGGAAGTTATTCGTTGTTGTCATCGTATTATGTGGTTGGTGGTTCTGTAACTTACACCTGCAATGCTGGGTTCCTATTGGTCGgtttaaacagaaacatttgtttgaaaaatttgACTTGGTCCTCTGCTGCCCCCGAGTGCCAACCag TTTGCTATTCCCCCCCACCCATCAATGGAGAGGGCAACATTACACCTGGGAAGAGGTATTACAACATAAACGACACTGTTTCGTATACATGCGTTCACGGCAATTTGTTCGGGAATTCGTCGAACCAGTGCGTTAGCGCCAACAAGTGGAGGAATGCAGCTCCGACATGTTGGCTAA TGTGCTTGCTCCCCCCTGTGGTAGCGAACGGATTGTACGCTTCATCGAACACAAAGTACACGGTCAACTCAACCGTGACGTATTCCTGCATGAGCGGACACACCTTAGTGGGCGTGGCCGGGgtaacctgtcaatcaaacttcaCATGGGGAAAACCCCCTGTGTGCTTTAAAG GTTGTGGCGTACCACCTCCCTTCAGCAATGGAATATACGTTGCGCGCAATTATCCAACTGCAAACAAAGTGAGTGCGGTTGGGAAAGTTCTGTTTCACTTTTGCATCCCTGGGTTTAGTCTGTCGGGCTCTAAGACTTCCACATGTCTTGAATCTGGTCAGTGGGGCGTGACTGGCGAATCTCCAATATGTG gcattgttaattgttcatcttctccgtgttataacaatggtGGCTGTCATGATCAGATCACATCACCTGATCAATTGAGTTTCAACTTTAATTCAATTCAATCTCCGTTTTCTACATATTATTGCAAATGTGGGAGTGAATTTGTTGGGTTTAGATGTCAAACAACATTGG acaaAGCAATATACTTCGCGGTTAGATACAATATGCCGTACCTTCCTAAATACACCAACACATCATCGCTTGCGTTCAACCAATTAGCAACCTTATTCAACATCAACTTCATGGTCGGCTTCTCATCTGCGGGGCTGGGCGTGGATGTTATTGTTACCAAGATCACACCAGGATCAACTGTTATTCA TTTCTATGTTGTCCCTTCAACCCCTGAGGAAACCCTCATTCTGGCGAAGGTGTTGGCTGGGTTTGAGTTATCTCGCTCTCTTGCTTGGATAACCAACGCTACAGGAGAAGCAG TTTGCGCCCCCCCACCCACCATCGTCATTGGCAACGGAACAATCACTCCAATAAAggattattacatcatacacGAGACAGTGACGTACCATTGTGTGGTCGGTAGATTGGTCGGCAACACAACCAACCAGTGCTCTGCTGCCTCCCAGTGGATGAACCAACCTCCAAAGTGTTTACAAG attactgtgatgtaacaatccaCAACAACTTGACCTTTCCACGAACTTCGTTGAACAATTTCGCAAAATCTGTTGAGAAATGTCCGAACG GCATACCACGTGCGACCATGCGTTGCAACACCATTGTTCCAGGTTCCGGATATTTCAACACAAACACTTTCACCATTGTtagttgtgacatcacagttggTGCCATTGAG TCAAACACAACGTTGACCACACAAAGCAGTGTGGAGCAAACGGCCAACATACTCgagattgtgacgtcagcgTTTAATTTGACGAGTCATGAGATTACCTCGGTTGCCACGGtgattgatgacatcacaacagcCATTCAAAGAAACAATTTCTCg GTGAATATtccattgttacaaaacattgCGTTGACAATAAGCCACATTAGCGCCACCTTGAGGACACAAACCATCGCAACGAATTCCTCGTTTGTTCAAAATTTGGATTTCTTCGCAAGGAAAGTGGAAACTAATGGGGCTTCCCCTGTTCAGATACAAACTAACCAACTACAAATAGAG GTGGCCGAATCATCACGTAACGCACCAGCGCCGACGTGGTTCGCGAGTCAATTCCCATCAACGTGGGTAGTTAACATATCGCTACCACTAGAGGCGATACAGAGAGCATGGAAGATGAACATCGGGTCAAAACTACGGacaatatttgtttgtcaTCGTGACTCAGCATTATTTCCAACCAATAACAAACCTGGGATGGTGATGTCAGCGGATTTTGGGGTCAGAGGTCGAATCATGAACCTGAAGAACCCGGTTACGATCGAGTTTGTTGGGTTGAATACGACGCATGGGAGGCGTAAGGAGGGGGGGAAG AATTACTTTGTCAACCAACGTTGTGTGTTTTGGGATTTTGGGACATCTGATTGGTCAAGTGAAGGTTGTGGACTTGATGTTACTAAACAACCTCCAACTTGTGAATGCAGCCACCTCACCAACTTTGCACTGCTTgtt TCAATCCACCCCCTACCACCAGATGTCGTATTGAACGTACTGAGCAAGATAGGTTCTGCTATTTCCATGTTTTGTTTCCTAGCAACAGCGTTGATCATTGTTGCAAACAA GGAAGCACGCAAACAATCTATCATGATTGTCCATCTACATATTTGCATCAATCTGTTGGTCGTTTATTCATTCTTCTTGTTTGGGGTTAGCGCAACCAATAATAACAACTTATGTACAACAATAACCATCATTCTGCATCTTGCTTTCCTTACAAGTTTCATGTGGATGGCTGTGTACAGCAATAAGATGTATTTCTCATTGATTAAG ATAATGGCCGGGGTCGGCGAGGATTATTTGTTGAAAGCCTCGATCGTCGCTTACGGGGTTCCTGTGTGCATCGTCGGTCTAAACGCAGGAATCGCACTCGGACATCAACAAG GTTCCCAAACATACAAATCACCGCAGATATGTTGGTTGCATGGCAAGTCACTTATATATGGATTCCTATTACCTGTGGGTTTGGTGTTGGTCAATAATCTCATCGTGTTTGGACTCGTCATAAGACAAGTCGTGTTTAAAACTACAAAG ATTCGTTCAACGGCAAAGAAACGAACGAAACAACAgaacattatgatgtcatgtgCGATGTCATTGTTCCTCGGATTAACCTGGTTGCTTTGTTACTTTATGTTGTTGTCAAGCAATGAGGTTTATCAACGGATACTAAACTGGCTGTTTGTGGTGTCTACTTCTGTACAG GTGAACTTTGGTGTGGTTTGTGGTGTCTACTTCTGTACAG GGCTTGTTGgtgttttactttgtttgcATCAGAAGAAAAGATATGTTCAAGTTCTGGTGGATTCCTTTGACCTCTATGTGCCGACCGGGGGAAgattatatgatatctatggagAGTGGTAG
- the LOC100184723 gene encoding uncharacterized protein LOC100184723 isoform X5, producing the protein MQRVIIIIIVVILSKLHFVENVAQTCPAPPAIKAPSLPQDTQVYPINSTYTYTCNNSNLVGNAINICTLGGWAYPAPQCLQVCYAPPVATNGSYSLLSSYYVVGGSVTYTCNAGFLLVGSIRNTCLNNLTWSSAAPECQPVCGTAPSPKTNGIAPTYSKASVIVGGVTSYVKGTSATYTCNARYGVPTYATAVLLCLGGNWNGLSPICKPNCLQPPNPQPNSSGPRVDGGNGFPEGSVAVYGCNAGFAFNGSSTLTCGSRTPGVWGTGVAPSCVRACPSPPMAANGSYSLLSSYYVVGGSVTYTCNAGFLLVGLNRNICLKNLTWSSAAPECQPVCYSPPPINGEGNITPGKRYYNINDTVSYTCVHGNLFGNSSNQCVSANKWRNAAPTCWLMCLLPPVVANGLYASSNTKYTVNSTVTYSCMSGHTLVGVAGVTCQSNFTWGKPPVCFKGCGVPPPFSNGIYVARNYPTANKVSAVGKVLFHFCIPGFSLSGSKTSTCLESGQWGVTGESPICGIVNCSSSPCYNNGGCHDQITSPDQLSFNFNSIQSPFSTYYCKCGSEFVGFRCQTTLDKAIYFAVRYNMPYLPKYTNTSSLAFNQLATLFNINFMVGFSSAGLGVDVIVTKITPGSTVIHFYVVPSTPEETLILAKVLAGFELSRSLAWITNATGEAVCAPPPTIVIGNGTITPIKDYYIIHETVTYHCVVGRLVGNTTNQCSAASQWMNQPPKCLQDYCDVTIHNNLTFPRTSLNNFAKSVEKCPNGIPRATMRCNTIVPGSGYFNTNTFTIVSCDITVGAIESNTTLTTQSSVEQTANILEIVTSAFNLTSHEITSVATVIDDITTAIQRNNFSVNIPLLQNIALTISHISATLRTQTIATNSSFVQNLDFFARKVETNGASPVQIQTNQLQIEVAESSRNAPAPTWFASQFPSTWVVNISLPLEAIQRAWKMNIGSKLRTIFVCHRDSALFPTNNKPGMVMSADFGVRGRIMNLKNPVTIEFVGLNTTHGRRKEGGKNYFVNQRCVFWDFGTSDWSSEGCGLDVTKQPPTCECSHLTNFALLVSIHPLPPDVVLNVLSKIGSAISMFCFLATALIIVANKEARKQSIMIVHLHICINLLVVYSFFLFGVSATNNNNLCTTITIILHLAFLTSFMWMAVYSNKMYFSLIKIMAGVGEDYLLKASIVAYGVPVCIVGLNAGIALGHQQGSQTYKSPQICWLHGKSLIYGFLLPVGLVLVNNLIVFGLVIRQVVFKTTKIRSTAKKRTKQQNIMMSCAMSLFLGLTWLLCYFMLLSSNEVYQRILNWLFVVSTSVQVNFGVVCGVYFCTGELWCGLWCLLLYRACWCFTLFASEEKICSSSGGFL; encoded by the exons ATGCAGCGcgtaataattattattattgttgttattttgtcGAAATTACATTTTGTAGAAAATGTTGCTCAGA CTTGCCCCGCCCCCCCAGCTATTAAGGCGCCATCATTACCCCAGGATACCCAGGTTTACCCCATAAACTCAACGTACACATATACTTGCAACAATTCTAACTTGGTGGGGAACGCTATCAACATCTGTACATTGGGTGGGTGGGCTTACCCAGCTCCACAGTGCCTACAAG TTTGTTACGCACCTCCTGTTGCTACCAATGGAAGTTATTCGTTGTTGTCGTCGTATTATGTTGTTGGTGGTTCTGTAACTTACACTTGCAATGCTGGGTTCCTATTGGTCGGTTCAATCAGAAACACTTGTTTGAATAATTTAACTTGGTCCTCTGCTGCCCCCGAGTGCCAACCAG TGTGCGGAACAGCCCCCTCCCCTAAAACGAACGGCATCGCACCAACCTACAGCAAGGCATCTGTTATAGTGGGTGGGGTTACATCGTATGTGAAAGGAACTTCCGCCACTTACACATGCAATGCTAGGTATGGTGTTCCCACGTATGCAACTGCTGTGTTACTGTGTCTTGGGGGAAACTGGAACGGATTGAGTCCTATTTGTAAACCAA ATTGCTTGCAACCCCCCAACCCCCAACCAAACAGCTCAGGGCCGAGAGTCGATGGTGGAAATGGATTCCCGGAAGGCTCAGTTGCTGTGTACGGTTGTAATGCAGGATTTGCATTCAATGGTTCATCTACCCTCACATGCGGGAGCCGTACACCAGGTGTTTGGGGGACTGGTGTCGCACCATCATGCGTACGAG CCTGCCCCTCACCACCCATGGCTGCCAATGGAAGTTATTCGTTGTTGTCATCGTATTATGTGGTTGGTGGTTCTGTAACTTACACCTGCAATGCTGGGTTCCTATTGGTCGgtttaaacagaaacatttgtttgaaaaatttgACTTGGTCCTCTGCTGCCCCCGAGTGCCAACCag TTTGCTATTCCCCCCCACCCATCAATGGAGAGGGCAACATTACACCTGGGAAGAGGTATTACAACATAAACGACACTGTTTCGTATACATGCGTTCACGGCAATTTGTTCGGGAATTCGTCGAACCAGTGCGTTAGCGCCAACAAGTGGAGGAATGCAGCTCCGACATGTTGGCTAA TGTGCTTGCTCCCCCCTGTGGTAGCGAACGGATTGTACGCTTCATCGAACACAAAGTACACGGTCAACTCAACCGTGACGTATTCCTGCATGAGCGGACACACCTTAGTGGGCGTGGCCGGGgtaacctgtcaatcaaacttcaCATGGGGAAAACCCCCTGTGTGCTTTAAAG GTTGTGGCGTACCACCTCCCTTCAGCAATGGAATATACGTTGCGCGCAATTATCCAACTGCAAACAAAGTGAGTGCGGTTGGGAAAGTTCTGTTTCACTTTTGCATCCCTGGGTTTAGTCTGTCGGGCTCTAAGACTTCCACATGTCTTGAATCTGGTCAGTGGGGCGTGACTGGCGAATCTCCAATATGTG gcattgttaattgttcatcttctccgtgttataacaatggtGGCTGTCATGATCAGATCACATCACCTGATCAATTGAGTTTCAACTTTAATTCAATTCAATCTCCGTTTTCTACATATTATTGCAAATGTGGGAGTGAATTTGTTGGGTTTAGATGTCAAACAACATTGG acaaAGCAATATACTTCGCGGTTAGATACAATATGCCGTACCTTCCTAAATACACCAACACATCATCGCTTGCGTTCAACCAATTAGCAACCTTATTCAACATCAACTTCATGGTCGGCTTCTCATCTGCGGGGCTGGGCGTGGATGTTATTGTTACCAAGATCACACCAGGATCAACTGTTATTCA TTTCTATGTTGTCCCTTCAACCCCTGAGGAAACCCTCATTCTGGCGAAGGTGTTGGCTGGGTTTGAGTTATCTCGCTCTCTTGCTTGGATAACCAACGCTACAGGAGAAGCAG TTTGCGCCCCCCCACCCACCATCGTCATTGGCAACGGAACAATCACTCCAATAAAggattattacatcatacacGAGACAGTGACGTACCATTGTGTGGTCGGTAGATTGGTCGGCAACACAACCAACCAGTGCTCTGCTGCCTCCCAGTGGATGAACCAACCTCCAAAGTGTTTACAAG attactgtgatgtaacaatccaCAACAACTTGACCTTTCCACGAACTTCGTTGAACAATTTCGCAAAATCTGTTGAGAAATGTCCGAACG GCATACCACGTGCGACCATGCGTTGCAACACCATTGTTCCAGGTTCCGGATATTTCAACACAAACACTTTCACCATTGTtagttgtgacatcacagttggTGCCATTGAG TCAAACACAACGTTGACCACACAAAGCAGTGTGGAGCAAACGGCCAACATACTCgagattgtgacgtcagcgTTTAATTTGACGAGTCATGAGATTACCTCGGTTGCCACGGtgattgatgacatcacaacagcCATTCAAAGAAACAATTTCTCg GTGAATATtccattgttacaaaacattgCGTTGACAATAAGCCACATTAGCGCCACCTTGAGGACACAAACCATCGCAACGAATTCCTCGTTTGTTCAAAATTTGGATTTCTTCGCAAGGAAAGTGGAAACTAATGGGGCTTCCCCTGTTCAGATACAAACTAACCAACTACAAATAGAG GTGGCCGAATCATCACGTAACGCACCAGCGCCGACGTGGTTCGCGAGTCAATTCCCATCAACGTGGGTAGTTAACATATCGCTACCACTAGAGGCGATACAGAGAGCATGGAAGATGAACATCGGGTCAAAACTACGGacaatatttgtttgtcaTCGTGACTCAGCATTATTTCCAACCAATAACAAACCTGGGATGGTGATGTCAGCGGATTTTGGGGTCAGAGGTCGAATCATGAACCTGAAGAACCCGGTTACGATCGAGTTTGTTGGGTTGAATACGACGCATGGGAGGCGTAAGGAGGGGGGGAAG AATTACTTTGTCAACCAACGTTGTGTGTTTTGGGATTTTGGGACATCTGATTGGTCAAGTGAAGGTTGTGGACTTGATGTTACTAAACAACCTCCAACTTGTGAATGCAGCCACCTCACCAACTTTGCACTGCTTgtt TCAATCCACCCCCTACCACCAGATGTCGTATTGAACGTACTGAGCAAGATAGGTTCTGCTATTTCCATGTTTTGTTTCCTAGCAACAGCGTTGATCATTGTTGCAAACAA GGAAGCACGCAAACAATCTATCATGATTGTCCATCTACATATTTGCATCAATCTGTTGGTCGTTTATTCATTCTTCTTGTTTGGGGTTAGCGCAACCAATAATAACAACTTATGTACAACAATAACCATCATTCTGCATCTTGCTTTCCTTACAAGTTTCATGTGGATGGCTGTGTACAGCAATAAGATGTATTTCTCATTGATTAAG ATAATGGCCGGGGTCGGCGAGGATTATTTGTTGAAAGCCTCGATCGTCGCTTACGGGGTTCCTGTGTGCATCGTCGGTCTAAACGCAGGAATCGCACTCGGACATCAACAAG GTTCCCAAACATACAAATCACCGCAGATATGTTGGTTGCATGGCAAGTCACTTATATATGGATTCCTATTACCTGTGGGTTTGGTGTTGGTCAATAATCTCATCGTGTTTGGACTCGTCATAAGACAAGTCGTGTTTAAAACTACAAAG ATTCGTTCAACGGCAAAGAAACGAACGAAACAACAgaacattatgatgtcatgtgCGATGTCATTGTTCCTCGGATTAACCTGGTTGCTTTGTTACTTTATGTTGTTGTCAAGCAATGAGGTTTATCAACGGATACTAAACTGGCTGTTTGTGGTGTCTACTTCTGTACAGGTGAACTTTGGTGTGGTTTGTGGTGTCTACTTCTGTACAGGTGAACTTTGGTGTGGTTTGTGG TGTCTACTTCTCTACAG GGCTTGTTGgtgttttactttgtttgcATCAGAAGAAAAGATATGTTCAAGTTCTGGTGGATTCCTTTGA